A region of Streptomyces sp. R44 DNA encodes the following proteins:
- a CDS encoding DUF6304 family protein has translation MSSESTEVWTGWYRDRSGAEAIVLTADGRHVATRIRGTEYTGESFAALAAAEEGGRPLTNCVLEWDLPLPVVLDGAAQQATLACLLTLGERADLSLTLHYGGAAFEACVAGGDFEGALERVRSQLPPGADFGRRLLQTA, from the coding sequence ATGTCATCGGAGTCGACAGAAGTCTGGACCGGTTGGTACCGGGACCGCAGCGGCGCGGAAGCGATCGTCCTCACGGCCGACGGGCGGCACGTCGCCACCCGGATCAGAGGGACCGAGTACACCGGCGAGAGCTTCGCCGCGCTCGCCGCCGCCGAGGAGGGCGGGCGGCCCCTCACCAACTGCGTCCTGGAGTGGGACCTGCCGCTCCCCGTCGTCCTGGACGGCGCCGCCCAGCAGGCCACCCTCGCCTGCCTGCTGACGCTCGGTGAGCGCGCCGACCTCAGCCTGACCCTGCACTACGGCGGCGCCGCCTTCGAGGCGTGCGTCGCCGGGGGCGACTTCGAAGGAGCCCTGGAGCGGGTACGGAGCCAGCTGCCGCCCGGCGCGGACTTCGGCCGCCGGCTCCTCCAGACGGCCTGA
- a CDS encoding LysR family transcriptional regulator has product MELEVRHLRALCAIADTGSLHKAARQLGMSQPSLTTQLRRIENSLGAELFSRGRTGCRPTPLGRSLLSRARPLVADMAALVTETRAAAARADGPGLRVGSTASRALPGWLRRLRERLPGTDVGLRVDVSANALLRTVATGQLDVAFVHEVEGCPLRVPEGLTGRVLVAREPQFVSMARDHPAAGRPVVDLADLAADHWMVDPTVDGEWDGLRRVLGAAGIDPPLLHGDYHTAASLIVLGEAVAPCQPTSVPREDMAIRPLRGDPLGVRLLLYARPGAPLDVLYAELAAAYREVALRAAPYREWLRRQGATATLPVGPCMMTA; this is encoded by the coding sequence ATGGAGCTGGAGGTGAGACATCTGCGCGCGCTCTGCGCCATCGCGGACACGGGAAGCCTGCACAAGGCGGCCCGCCAACTGGGCATGAGCCAGCCCTCGCTGACGACCCAGCTGCGCCGCATCGAGAACTCCCTCGGCGCCGAACTCTTCTCCCGCGGCCGCACCGGCTGCCGGCCCACCCCGCTCGGCCGGTCCCTGCTCAGCCGGGCCCGCCCCCTCGTCGCCGACATGGCCGCGCTCGTCACCGAGACCCGGGCCGCGGCCGCCCGCGCCGACGGACCCGGACTCCGCGTCGGCTCCACCGCCAGCCGGGCGCTGCCGGGCTGGCTGCGCCGGCTCCGTGAGCGGCTGCCCGGCACGGACGTCGGCCTCCGGGTGGACGTCTCGGCCAACGCGCTGCTGCGCACGGTCGCCACCGGGCAGCTCGACGTCGCCTTCGTGCACGAGGTGGAGGGCTGCCCGCTGAGGGTCCCCGAAGGCCTCACCGGCCGCGTCCTCGTCGCCCGCGAACCACAGTTCGTCTCGATGGCCCGCGACCACCCGGCCGCCGGCCGCCCCGTCGTCGACCTCGCCGACCTCGCCGCCGACCACTGGATGGTCGACCCGACCGTCGACGGCGAGTGGGACGGCCTCCGCCGGGTCCTCGGCGCCGCCGGCATCGACCCGCCCCTGCTGCACGGCGACTACCACACGGCCGCCTCGCTCATCGTCCTCGGCGAGGCCGTCGCCCCCTGCCAGCCCACCTCGGTCCCGCGCGAGGACATGGCCATCCGCCCCCTGCGCGGCGACCCCCTCGGCGTCCGCCTCCTCCTCTACGCCCGCCCGGGGGCACCCCTGGACGTCCTGTACGCCGAACTCGCGGCGGCGTACCGGGAGGTGGCCCTGCGGGCGGCCCCGTACCGCGAGTGGCTCCGCCGCCAGGGCGCGACGGCCACGCTGCCGGTGGGACCGTGCATGATGACGGCATGA
- the snpA gene encoding snapalysin: protein MTHPKVLTSVLTAALGLGLAASLGTAPAAAVGTGTTVATGNAAVAYAGSAEEAKANQAFFDAVVKSVAKKRAATPGATAVTVVYSAANAPSFRTQIARSAQIWNGSVVNVRLVEGSNPDFAYYEGNDSRGSYASTDGHGSGYIFLDYRQNQQYNSTRVTAHETGHVLGLPDHYSGPCSELMSGGGPGTSCQNAQPNAQERSRVDQLWRYGLASAFKS from the coding sequence ATGACTCACCCCAAGGTCCTCACCTCCGTGCTGACCGCCGCCCTCGGTCTCGGTCTCGCCGCCTCTCTCGGTACGGCCCCGGCGGCGGCGGTCGGCACGGGCACCACGGTCGCCACCGGCAACGCCGCCGTGGCGTACGCCGGTTCGGCCGAGGAGGCCAAGGCCAACCAGGCCTTCTTCGACGCCGTCGTGAAGTCGGTGGCGAAGAAGCGGGCCGCGACGCCGGGCGCGACCGCCGTCACCGTCGTCTACAGCGCGGCGAACGCGCCGAGCTTCCGCACCCAGATAGCCCGCTCCGCGCAGATATGGAACGGCTCGGTGGTGAACGTCCGGCTCGTCGAGGGCAGCAACCCGGACTTCGCGTACTACGAGGGCAACGACTCCCGTGGCTCGTACGCCAGCACGGACGGCCACGGCAGCGGCTACATCTTCCTCGACTACCGGCAGAACCAGCAGTACAACTCGACCCGGGTCACCGCCCACGAGACCGGGCACGTCCTCGGGCTCCCGGACCACTACAGCGGCCCGTGCAGCGAGTTGATGTCGGGCGGCGGTCCCGGCACGTCCTGCCAGAACGCCCAGCCGAACGCGCAGGAGCGTTCGCGCGTCGACCAGCTGTGGCGCTACGGCCTCGCCTCCGCCTTCAAGAGCTGA
- a CDS encoding N-acetyltransferase family protein codes for MSEDPGQAEVRHARPEDLPRVVELITEHAAYEKAAPPAPGLADRLAGLLFGPERPRLRCFVAVLPDDTLAGYATCAPELSTWDGTEYLHMDCLYLTETSRGHGLGPLLMTALRTEARALGLPELQWQTPAWNESAIRFYDRLGATSKEKRRYTLPTEA; via the coding sequence ATGAGTGAAGATCCCGGCCAGGCAGAGGTACGCCACGCACGCCCGGAGGACCTGCCGCGCGTCGTCGAACTGATCACCGAACACGCCGCGTACGAGAAGGCGGCGCCCCCGGCCCCCGGCCTCGCGGACCGTCTCGCCGGCCTCCTCTTCGGCCCCGAGCGCCCCCGGCTCCGCTGCTTCGTCGCCGTCCTCCCGGACGACACCCTCGCGGGCTACGCCACCTGCGCCCCGGAGCTCTCCACCTGGGACGGCACGGAGTACCTTCACATGGACTGCCTCTACCTCACGGAGACCTCCCGCGGCCACGGCCTGGGCCCCCTCCTCATGACGGCCCTCCGGACGGAGGCCCGCGCCCTGGGCCTCCCGGAACTCCAGTGGCAGACGCCGGCGTGGAACGAGAGCGCGATCCGCTTCTACGACCGCCTGGGCGCCACCTCCAAGGAGAAACGCCGCTACACCCTCCCGACGGAGGCGTAG
- a CDS encoding serine hydrolase gives MTHHISLRARLLPAVVAAGILVPVVAGAAPASAATAPQVSCTSGKAGLAAQLQRDITAALATRTGTVAVGLRDRTTNTTCTLRATTSYDSASVVKVTVLATLLWDAKKTNRYLTSREATLATAMITKSDNAATTSLWNQLGVTKVKGFLAAAGMTRTVPGSGGYWGLTQINVTDEQRLLSLITARNSVLSDNARAYILKLMGSVITSQRWGTPAGAPSSVSVHVKNGWLQRATRGWRVHSVGTFQGGGHDYTISVLTDGNSTMTYGVNTIQAVAKVIHRDLFPTAPTATRYTPTTTPREAFVAVPQG, from the coding sequence ATGACTCACCACATATCCCTGCGTGCCCGTCTGCTCCCGGCCGTGGTCGCGGCCGGGATCCTCGTGCCCGTCGTCGCGGGCGCGGCACCCGCGTCCGCCGCCACCGCGCCGCAGGTCAGCTGCACGTCCGGCAAGGCCGGGCTCGCCGCCCAGCTTCAGAGGGACATCACCGCCGCCCTCGCCACACGCACCGGTACGGTCGCCGTCGGCCTGCGCGACCGCACCACGAACACCACCTGCACCCTGCGCGCCACCACCTCGTACGACTCGGCCAGCGTCGTGAAGGTGACCGTGCTCGCCACGCTCCTCTGGGACGCCAAGAAGACCAATCGGTACCTGACGTCACGCGAGGCCACCCTCGCCACCGCCATGATCACCAAGTCCGACAACGCGGCCACCACCTCCCTGTGGAACCAGCTCGGCGTCACCAAGGTGAAGGGCTTCCTGGCGGCCGCCGGCATGACGCGGACGGTGCCGGGATCCGGCGGCTACTGGGGGCTCACCCAGATCAACGTCACCGACGAGCAGCGGCTGCTCTCGCTGATCACCGCCCGGAACTCGGTCCTGAGCGACAACGCCCGCGCGTACATCCTCAAGCTCATGGGGAGCGTCATCACCTCGCAGCGGTGGGGGACCCCGGCCGGCGCGCCCTCCTCCGTGTCCGTGCACGTCAAGAACGGCTGGCTGCAGCGCGCCACGCGCGGCTGGCGCGTGCACAGCGTCGGCACGTTCCAGGGCGGCGGCCACGACTACACGATCTCCGTGCTCACCGACGGCAACAGCACGATGACCTACGGAGTGAACACGATCCAGGCCGTGGCCAAGGTGATCCACCGCGACCTGTTCCCGACCGCCCCCACCGCGACCCGTTACACGCCGACGACGACGCCCAGGGAGGCCTTCGTCGCGGTGCCCCAGGGCTGA
- a CDS encoding family 2 encapsulin nanocompartment cargo protein polyprenyl transferase, whose translation MTSADAVADGQGALTLLNRTRDAVDPRLRSTVESLPDSVRRVAKYHFGWERADGSPDAGQPGKAIRPALVLAAARALGADDDRAVSAAAAVELAHNFTLLHDDIVDEDPTRRHRPTAWTVFGIPDALMAGDAMSALALRLLAEDPHPASAAASARLAACVIELCAGQQADCAFERRDPREVSLDECLAMATAKTGALLGCSCALGALYAGAGEEEVAAMDAFGREAGLAFQLIDDLIGIWGDPDRTGKPAGADLVAHKKSLPVVAALTSGTRAGEELAELYALPVLDATAVRAAADAVERAGGRDWAQAQAAERMGRAVEHLAQAVPDLAAAEDLLALAEFVTRRSR comes from the coding sequence CCTGAACCGGACGCGTGACGCCGTCGACCCCCGACTGCGCTCGACCGTCGAGTCCCTGCCGGACTCCGTACGGCGGGTGGCGAAGTACCACTTCGGCTGGGAGCGCGCCGACGGCAGCCCGGACGCCGGGCAGCCCGGCAAGGCGATCCGGCCCGCCCTGGTCCTCGCGGCGGCCCGCGCCCTCGGCGCGGACGACGACCGGGCCGTGAGCGCCGCCGCGGCGGTGGAGCTCGCGCACAACTTCACCCTGCTCCACGACGACATCGTCGACGAGGACCCGACCCGGCGGCACCGGCCCACCGCCTGGACGGTCTTCGGCATCCCGGACGCCCTCATGGCCGGGGACGCGATGAGCGCGCTGGCCCTGCGGCTGCTCGCCGAGGACCCGCATCCCGCCTCCGCGGCGGCCTCCGCGCGCCTCGCCGCCTGTGTCATCGAGCTCTGCGCCGGCCAGCAGGCCGACTGCGCCTTCGAGCGGCGCGATCCGCGCGAGGTCTCCCTCGACGAGTGCCTGGCCATGGCCACCGCCAAGACCGGTGCGCTGCTGGGCTGTTCCTGCGCTCTCGGCGCGCTCTACGCGGGTGCGGGGGAGGAGGAGGTCGCGGCGATGGACGCCTTCGGCCGGGAGGCCGGGCTCGCCTTCCAGCTGATCGACGACCTCATCGGCATCTGGGGCGACCCGGACCGCACGGGCAAGCCGGCCGGTGCCGATCTCGTCGCCCACAAGAAGTCGCTGCCGGTGGTGGCGGCGCTGACCTCCGGCACGCGCGCGGGGGAGGAGCTGGCCGAGCTGTACGCGCTTCCGGTCCTCGACGCGACGGCCGTGCGGGCGGCGGCGGACGCCGTCGAGCGGGCCGGCGGCCGCGACTGGGCGCAGGCCCAGGCGGCCGAGCGCATGGGCCGCGCCGTCGAGCACCTGGCCCAGGCGGTGCCGGACCTGGCGGCCGCGGAGGACCTGCTGGCCCTGGCGGAGTTCGTGACGCGGCGTTCGCGCTGA
- a CDS encoding TetR/AcrR family transcriptional regulator, producing the protein MARNPERRTALLDAAIEVLADEGARGLTFRAVDARAGVPTGTSSNYFSDRDQLLSQVADRIFVRLTPEPGAIDTALLPTPSRALVVELMRWLARRMTAERTCYLGLFELRLEAARRPELQKRFTEVLRADLDLNIRLHLDAGMPGDADTVRVLYVALTGLLLDHFTVPGILGDRDLDDMIETVVTRIVPEA; encoded by the coding sequence GTGGCGAGAAACCCCGAACGTCGTACGGCACTGCTCGACGCCGCGATCGAGGTCCTGGCGGACGAAGGCGCCCGCGGGCTGACCTTCCGGGCGGTCGACGCCCGGGCGGGGGTCCCCACGGGCACCTCGTCCAACTACTTCAGCGACCGGGACCAGCTGCTCTCCCAGGTCGCCGACCGGATCTTCGTACGACTCACCCCGGAGCCAGGCGCCATCGACACCGCGCTGCTTCCGACGCCCAGCCGCGCGCTGGTCGTCGAGCTGATGCGCTGGCTCGCCCGGCGCATGACCGCCGAGCGCACCTGCTATCTGGGCCTCTTCGAGCTGCGCCTGGAGGCCGCGCGCCGCCCCGAGCTGCAGAAGCGGTTCACCGAGGTGCTGCGGGCCGACCTCGACCTGAACATCCGGCTCCACCTCGACGCCGGCATGCCGGGCGACGCGGACACGGTCCGGGTGCTCTACGTCGCCCTCACCGGACTGCTCCTCGACCATTTCACCGTCCCCGGGATCCTGGGCGACCGGGACCTGGACGACATGATCGAGACCGTGGTCACCCGGATCGTCCCGGAGGCGTGA
- a CDS encoding dihydrofolate reductase family protein: MRKLTYYIACTIDGFIGDPEGDATSMFTYTEGSYMAWMGAEYPETIPTQGREMLGVDGENKHFDTVIQGLGSYQLALDIGVTSPYNHLREFVATRSLAASPHPNVELIADDLVGRVRELKAEDGPLGIWLCGGSTLAGELIEEVDELVIKTYPQVYGSGMPMFGAGFEPRDFELGDVRAFENGVLVRTYTRKR; this comes from the coding sequence TTGCGCAAGCTCACGTACTACATCGCCTGCACCATCGACGGCTTCATCGGCGACCCCGAGGGCGATGCCACCTCCATGTTCACGTACACGGAGGGGTCGTACATGGCCTGGATGGGCGCCGAGTACCCGGAGACCATTCCGACGCAGGGCCGGGAGATGCTCGGCGTCGACGGCGAGAACAAGCACTTCGACACCGTCATCCAGGGGCTCGGGTCCTACCAGCTCGCCCTGGACATCGGCGTCACCAGCCCGTACAACCACCTGCGCGAGTTCGTCGCCACCCGCTCGCTCGCCGCATCGCCCCACCCGAACGTCGAGCTGATCGCCGACGACCTCGTCGGCCGCGTCCGCGAGCTCAAGGCCGAGGACGGCCCCCTCGGCATCTGGCTCTGCGGCGGCTCCACCCTCGCCGGTGAGCTCATCGAGGAGGTCGACGAGCTGGTCATCAAGACCTACCCGCAGGTGTACGGCTCCGGCATGCCGATGTTCGGCGCCGGCTTCGAGCCCCGGGACTTCGAGCTCGGCGACGTCCGCGCCTTCGAGAACGGCGTGCTGGTCCGTACGTACACCAGGAAGCGGTAG